A window of Salmo trutta chromosome 31, fSalTru1.1, whole genome shotgun sequence contains these coding sequences:
- the LOC115169183 gene encoding uncharacterized protein LOC115169183 — MPGTPFRVLPRDTPLSSAPWGISFHSFRNKSRRSAYPRPRCLSTAVNVPGEKPGRLFSRPTPGIVDKRTIARRQVPATALGRGPIPPPRAIDGQTAYTVTRLLRVRPWHRSFHWSLVTRSCRFMLYNIRRVQPCLTQEAAQVLIQALVLSRLDYCNSLLAGLPACAIKPLQLIQNAAARLVFNLPKFSHVTPLLRSLHWLPVEARIRYKTMVLAYGAVRGTAPPYLQALIRPYTQTRALRSSTSGLLASLPLRKHSSRSAQSKLFAALAPLWWNKLPHDARTAESITTFRRHLKPHLFKEYLG, encoded by the exons atgcctgGAACACCCTTCCGTGTTCTGCCACGGGACACTCCCCTTTcgagtgctccatggggtatcagcTTCCACTCTTTCCGGaacaagagcaggaggtcagcgtaccctcggcccagatgtttgtccaccGCTGTCAACGTACCTGGAGAAAAGCCAGGGCGGctattctcaagaccaactccaggtatcgtcgacaagcGGACCATCGCCAGACGCCAGGTCCCCGCTAccgcattgggcagagg gcccatccctcccccccGGGCCATCGATGGCCAGACAGCGTATACGGTGACACGCCTCCTGAGGGTTCGACCATGGCACAGgagtttcca TTGGTCTT tggtgacccgatcctgtaggttcatgctctacaacattcgcagagtacaaccctgcctcacacaggaagcggcgcaggtcctaatccaggcacttgtcctctcccgtctggattactgcaactcgctgttggctgggctccctgcctgtgccattaaacccctacaactcatccagaacgctgcagcccgtctggtgttcaaccttcccaagttctctcacgtcaccccgctcctccgctctctccactggcttccagttgaagctcgcatccgctacaagaccatggtgcttgcctacggagctgtgaggggaacggcacctccgtaccttcaggctctgatcaggccctacacccaaacaagggcactgcgttcatccacctctggcctgctcgcctccctacctctgaggaagcacagttcccgctcagcccagtcaaaactgttcgctgctctggcacccctatggtggaacaagctccctcacgacgccaggacagcggagtcaatcaccaccttccggagacacctgaaaccccacctctttaaggaatacctaggatag